From the Pseudoalteromonas tunicata genome, one window contains:
- a CDS encoding putative metalloprotease CJM1_0395 family protein, producing MNIVTSYPTINLNTANVYTEVARRDNQNRELIPQAKELTAISPEARLLADTEKAKIPGQSVIDNHDALQADATKDETINAKEGRENESDDGSAQDDETSEQQQAKQATQQELDQAELEQLNQLKSRDQEVRAHEQAHASVGGSLAGAPDYEYEKGPDGSRYAVAGEVPIDVSEVPNNPQATIDKMQQVQAAALAPAEPSSQDRAVAAQAAQKLTEATAELLRQQNADPAEEDKSSDKSVSSDDKTTETEQSAKGNSSDKQAEFKSVLEQTTKQRAPEIEQRAERIANHYFSAVAPYQPAQFVQNV from the coding sequence GTGAATATCGTAACCAGTTATCCGACGATCAACCTAAACACAGCTAATGTTTATACAGAAGTTGCGCGTCGTGATAACCAAAATCGAGAACTCATCCCACAAGCCAAAGAACTTACCGCTATTTCTCCAGAAGCTCGATTATTAGCAGATACCGAAAAAGCTAAAATACCGGGCCAATCTGTCATTGATAATCATGATGCATTACAAGCCGATGCAACAAAAGACGAAACGATCAATGCTAAAGAAGGTCGAGAGAATGAAAGTGATGACGGGTCTGCGCAAGATGATGAAACGTCTGAACAGCAGCAAGCTAAGCAAGCAACGCAGCAAGAATTAGATCAAGCGGAACTTGAGCAATTAAATCAGCTTAAATCTCGTGATCAAGAAGTTAGAGCGCATGAGCAGGCTCATGCATCAGTAGGGGGGAGCTTAGCGGGCGCCCCTGACTACGAATATGAAAAAGGACCTGATGGTAGCCGCTATGCGGTAGCAGGTGAGGTGCCTATTGATGTATCCGAAGTTCCAAATAATCCGCAAGCAACGATTGATAAAATGCAACAAGTGCAAGCCGCTGCGCTTGCACCTGCTGAGCCTTCATCACAAGACCGTGCTGTTGCAGCACAAGCTGCGCAAAAGCTAACAGAAGCAACCGCTGAGCTATTACGTCAGCAAAATGCAGATCCTGCTGAGGAAGATAAATCCTCAGATAAATCTGTATCCTCTGATGATAAAACAACTGAAACAGAGCAAAGCGCCAAAGGTAACTCAAGTGATAAGCAAGCTGAGTTTAAAAGTGTATTAGAGCAAACAACTAAACAGAGAGCCCCTGAAATTGAACAGCGGGCAGAGCGAATTGCCAATCATTATTTTTCTGCTGTAGCACCATATCAACCGGCACAGTTTGTTCAAAACGTTTAG
- the bioH gene encoding pimeloyl-ACP methyl ester esterase BioH, protein MQKQCVLLHGWGMNSNVWQQVLPQLHHDIPQVNFKALDLAGFGDNKALPSPYSLETIAAQIAQQLAPKTILMGWSLGGLVAIYIAKHWPEKVAKVVLVASTPLFSEQHDWPGIKVKVLENFTEQLQQNSTRTIERFLSIQALGSESAKDDIKALKIALAQSNPADEIALKQGLAMLLNDDLREDFASLTQPVAGIFGRLDALVPIKAEQQMRALNSHFSTVVIEKASHAPFISHKAEFTSALETLL, encoded by the coding sequence ATGCAAAAACAATGTGTGCTATTACATGGTTGGGGAATGAATAGTAATGTTTGGCAGCAAGTTTTACCTCAATTACATCACGATATCCCTCAAGTTAATTTTAAAGCATTAGATTTGGCTGGTTTTGGTGATAATAAAGCGCTTCCCTCACCTTATTCCCTTGAGACGATTGCAGCTCAAATAGCTCAACAATTAGCACCTAAAACAATATTGATGGGTTGGTCCTTAGGTGGGTTGGTCGCCATTTATATTGCAAAACATTGGCCTGAAAAAGTCGCTAAAGTTGTGCTGGTGGCATCAACGCCTTTATTTAGCGAACAGCACGATTGGCCGGGAATAAAAGTCAAAGTATTAGAAAACTTTACTGAGCAGTTACAACAGAATTCAACTCGCACAATTGAGCGTTTTTTAAGTATTCAAGCTCTGGGGAGTGAGTCTGCAAAAGATGACATTAAAGCGTTAAAAATAGCGCTAGCACAAAGTAATCCAGCAGATGAAATCGCCCTTAAACAAGGCTTAGCGATGTTGTTAAATGATGATTTAAGGGAGGATTTTGCATCGCTAACACAGCCTGTTGCTGGAATATTTGGTCGATTAGATGCACTAGTGCCAATTAAAGCTGAGCAACAAATGCGAGCTCTTAATTCTCACTTTAGTACTGTGGTGATAGAAAAAGCTTCGCACGCGCCTTTTATCTCCCACAAAGCTGAATTTACAAGCGCCTTAGAAACCTTACTCTAA
- a CDS encoding ComF family protein: MWQQLINWLFPSRCLMCQTLVTQNNEQLCPHCIADLPFIEITATNINLLYRPDIARLFPVIHFDNLWALAWYHPPFKHWLSKLKFNNKIYLSTALGQIINQRFEAYTQHPEFNWPDIIIILPLHTKRFKQRGFNQVSQTWYHCLPKDKVREDILVRQKATQPQSKLTAAKRKLNLATAFNCTNDLRNLRIALIDDVVTTGATANAAALCLKQAGAIHVSLWVTCITPLNS, translated from the coding sequence ATGTGGCAACAGCTGATTAACTGGTTATTTCCTAGTCGGTGCTTAATGTGCCAAACGCTTGTTACGCAAAACAACGAACAACTCTGCCCACACTGTATTGCAGACTTACCCTTTATTGAAATCACAGCCACAAATATCAACTTGCTTTATCGTCCCGATATTGCCCGCCTATTTCCAGTCATTCATTTTGATAATCTATGGGCGCTGGCTTGGTATCACCCCCCTTTTAAACATTGGCTTTCAAAACTTAAATTTAATAATAAAATTTATTTAAGTACGGCGCTTGGCCAAATTATTAATCAGCGCTTTGAAGCATATACACAACATCCTGAATTTAACTGGCCAGATATCATTATTATTTTACCCTTGCATACTAAGCGTTTTAAGCAGCGTGGCTTTAATCAAGTCAGCCAAACTTGGTATCACTGCTTACCAAAAGATAAAGTGAGGGAAGATATTTTAGTTAGGCAAAAAGCAACACAACCACAAAGCAAGTTAACTGCAGCTAAACGAAAACTTAACTTAGCAACTGCGTTTAATTGCACAAATGATCTGCGCAACTTACGTATCGCGTTGATTGATGATGTAGTCACTACGGGCGCAACAGCAAATGCGGCTGCTTTATGCTTGAAACAAGCAGGAGCAATACATGTCAGCCTATGGGTGACTTGTATTACCCCCCTAAACTCATAA
- a CDS encoding M14 metallopeptidase family protein: MRFLFWLVVSVCLTNVSEAKPLDFYFDPDVKFDSTIPTPESVLGYQVGQWHVRPDQITRYMTLLAEKSDRINIQTIGYSHEQRPLLMLTISAPNKLGSINAIQQQHAARLEGKSAELSAPVVVWMGYSVHGNESSGSNAALLVAYYLAAAQGEKIEKLLNNAVILLDPSLNPDGLARFAQWANMHKGTVLNPDPNHKEHDENWPSGRSNHYWTDLNRDWLLLQHPESRARIAQFHQWKPNIVTDFHEMGSHGTFFFQPGIPSRKHPLTPEENVTLTLDIAQFHANAFDAKKSLYFTEESFDDFYYGKGSTYPDINGSIGILFEQASSRGHQQTTINGLLEFPQTIKNQVITSLSTFDAAIANKDKLLAYQEKFYRSALTEAENDKFNGYIVHEAQDKTRMAQFLAILKQHQISAYPLTKEFKNEGAIFGAENSYYIPYAQAQYRLIKAIFSEQKSFADNTFYDVSGWTLAHAFNLEFSQVNTKRGLKFDSTPWHEQSIQPMSLTANKYAYAFEWHDYLAPKLLNQLLNKGIEARVALADFAAVTSDGNRLFTKGSIVIPAGIQQNANWFTQLEQISAGYSIAIYSIESGLTPQGIDLGSRQLAKLSPVRVLLLGGSGTNSTEVGEVWYYLDRHVGIAPTIVDLDKLAGLDLSAYSHVILADGQYKQISDAVKVALRRWVKEGGVIWGHKGGAKFLADNQLLNARYISSKEMADNFSTEGLLYQDKETLAGQQRIAGAIFNTQIDLSHPLSFSLTRPSLAMFKNSTFLLEPIKAPFVNIAQYQSNPLLAGFTDERNVTQIAGGLAFVAHNYGQGRVIAMTDNPVFRGYWYGTSRLLSNALFFSHTFSAKAD; encoded by the coding sequence ATGCGTTTCTTATTTTGGCTGGTGGTCAGCGTGTGTTTGACCAATGTGAGTGAGGCAAAACCGTTAGATTTCTATTTTGATCCTGATGTTAAATTTGACTCAACAATCCCAACACCAGAGAGTGTTCTAGGTTACCAAGTCGGCCAGTGGCATGTGCGTCCAGATCAAATCACACGTTATATGACGTTATTAGCGGAAAAAAGTGACCGTATTAACATCCAAACCATAGGTTACAGTCACGAACAAAGGCCGTTACTGATGTTAACAATCAGTGCGCCTAATAAACTTGGTTCAATAAATGCCATTCAGCAACAGCATGCAGCGCGCCTTGAAGGTAAGAGTGCAGAGCTAAGTGCGCCTGTTGTCGTTTGGATGGGCTACAGTGTACATGGTAACGAGTCATCAGGAAGCAACGCGGCTTTGTTAGTTGCTTATTATTTAGCTGCTGCACAAGGTGAAAAGATAGAAAAATTGCTCAATAATGCAGTTATTTTACTCGATCCGTCATTAAATCCTGATGGTCTTGCTCGTTTTGCGCAATGGGCAAATATGCATAAGGGAACGGTACTAAACCCTGATCCAAATCACAAAGAGCACGATGAAAATTGGCCAAGTGGCCGTAGTAACCATTATTGGACAGATTTAAATCGCGACTGGCTATTGTTACAGCATCCAGAGTCACGCGCGCGAATTGCACAATTTCATCAGTGGAAACCCAATATAGTGACTGATTTCCATGAAATGGGATCGCACGGTACATTCTTTTTTCAGCCAGGTATCCCAAGTCGTAAGCATCCTTTAACTCCAGAAGAAAACGTAACGTTAACTCTAGATATTGCTCAATTTCATGCTAATGCGTTTGATGCAAAAAAATCACTCTATTTTACTGAAGAAAGCTTTGATGACTTTTATTATGGTAAGGGTTCAACCTACCCAGATATTAATGGCAGTATCGGGATTTTATTTGAGCAAGCAAGTAGCCGCGGGCATCAACAAACAACCATAAATGGTTTATTAGAATTTCCTCAAACGATTAAAAATCAAGTTATAACGTCGTTATCGACTTTTGATGCTGCTATAGCAAACAAGGACAAGCTACTTGCTTATCAGGAAAAATTTTATCGCAGTGCGTTAACAGAAGCCGAAAATGATAAGTTTAATGGCTACATTGTGCATGAAGCTCAAGATAAAACCAGAATGGCACAGTTTTTAGCGATTTTAAAACAACACCAAATCTCGGCTTATCCATTAACCAAAGAATTTAAAAACGAAGGTGCAATATTTGGAGCCGAGAATAGTTATTACATTCCTTACGCTCAGGCTCAGTATCGTTTAATTAAAGCAATTTTTAGTGAGCAAAAATCGTTTGCTGATAATACGTTTTATGACGTGTCAGGTTGGACGTTAGCGCATGCATTTAACCTAGAGTTTAGTCAGGTTAATACAAAGCGAGGCTTAAAGTTTGATTCAACCCCTTGGCATGAGCAATCTATTCAACCAATGTCGTTAACAGCTAATAAATACGCATATGCATTTGAATGGCATGATTATTTAGCGCCAAAATTACTAAATCAATTATTAAATAAGGGTATTGAGGCTCGGGTTGCTCTGGCTGATTTTGCAGCTGTAACGAGTGACGGAAATCGTCTTTTTACTAAAGGGTCAATTGTAATTCCAGCGGGCATTCAGCAAAATGCGAATTGGTTTACTCAGCTTGAACAAATAAGTGCTGGTTATTCAATTGCGATTTATAGCATAGAATCAGGCCTAACACCGCAAGGGATTGATTTAGGTTCAAGGCAGCTTGCTAAACTTAGCCCTGTGCGGGTATTGTTGTTAGGTGGTTCTGGCACAAACTCAACCGAAGTGGGAGAGGTTTGGTATTACCTCGACAGGCATGTTGGTATCGCCCCGACAATCGTTGATTTAGATAAATTAGCAGGTTTGGATTTATCGGCTTATAGCCATGTAATTTTGGCTGATGGGCAATATAAACAAATATCTGATGCGGTAAAAGTAGCACTTAGACGTTGGGTTAAGGAGGGCGGCGTCATTTGGGGTCATAAAGGGGGGGCTAAATTTTTAGCTGATAACCAACTCTTAAATGCGCGTTATATTTCAAGCAAGGAAATGGCTGATAACTTCAGCACAGAAGGATTGCTTTATCAGGATAAAGAAACCCTTGCTGGGCAACAGCGTATTGCAGGTGCAATCTTTAATACTCAAATTGATTTATCACACCCGCTTAGTTTTTCACTCACTAGACCGTCGCTGGCAATGTTCAAAAATAGTACATTTTTGCTTGAGCCGATCAAGGCGCCATTTGTCAATATTGCACAATACCAATCAAACCCATTGCTAGCGGGCTTTACTGATGAACGAAATGTGACTCAAATTGCTGGTGGGCTTGCATTTGTCGCTCATAATTATGGTCAAGGCAGGGTCATTGCTATGACTGATAATCCTGTATTTCGGGGCTATTGGTATGGCACGAGTCGTTTATTGAGTAATGCGTTATTTTTCTCTCATACTTTTAGTGCTAAAGCAGATTAA